From a single Flavobacteriales bacterium genomic region:
- a CDS encoding sigma-70 family RNA polymerase sigma factor, producing the protein MRQLKITKQVTNRETASLDKYLQEIGKVELITAEEEVELARRIKQGDQVALERLTKANLRFVVSVAKQYQNQGLTLPDLINEGNLGLIKAAQRFDETRGFKFISYAVWWIRQSILQALAEQSRIVRLPLNKIGSINKINKAFAKLEQDFEREPSAGEIAELTEISEDDVKESMKSSGRHVSMDAPLVQGEENDMYDVLQSDDSPRPDATLLNDSLRREIERALKTLTQREADVIRLYFGLSGEHTMTLEEIGERFDLTRERVRQIKEKAIRRLKHTSRSKILKTYLG; encoded by the coding sequence ATGCGGCAGCTGAAGATTACGAAACAGGTAACCAACAGGGAGACTGCGTCTCTTGATAAGTACCTCCAGGAAATTGGTAAAGTTGAACTGATTACCGCCGAAGAAGAAGTTGAACTGGCACGCCGGATCAAGCAAGGCGATCAGGTGGCGCTGGAACGTCTTACCAAAGCAAACCTCAGGTTTGTGGTGTCGGTAGCCAAACAATACCAGAACCAGGGACTCACACTTCCTGACTTGATCAATGAAGGCAACCTGGGCCTCATCAAAGCGGCACAACGTTTTGATGAAACCCGCGGTTTCAAATTCATTTCCTATGCAGTATGGTGGATCCGCCAGTCCATCCTGCAGGCACTGGCAGAGCAGTCACGCATCGTGCGACTGCCGCTCAACAAGATCGGTTCCATCAACAAGATCAATAAGGCATTCGCCAAGCTCGAACAGGATTTCGAACGCGAACCTTCCGCAGGGGAGATTGCTGAACTGACCGAGATCTCCGAAGACGATGTGAAGGAGTCCATGAAGTCATCCGGCCGGCACGTGTCCATGGATGCTCCCCTGGTACAGGGTGAGGAAAACGACATGTACGACGTGTTGCAAAGCGACGACAGTCCGCGCCCGGATGCCACCCTTCTCAACGATTCACTGCGCCGCGAAATAGAACGCGCGCTGAAAACGCTGACCCAACGCGAGGCAGATGTCATCCGGTTGTACTTCGGTTTGTCGGGCGAACATACCATGACGCTGGAAGAGATCGGTGAACGTTTCGACCTGACCCGTGAACGTGTGCGTCAGATCAAGGAGAAAGCGATCAGGCGCCTGAAGCATACATCACGCAGCAAGATCCTGAAAACATACCTGGGCTAG
- the pnp gene encoding polyribonucleotide nucleotidyltransferase — MLNVVTKTISLGDGRSITIETGKLAKQADGSVVVRMGDTMLLATVVSNKDAAENPAFFPLSVEYREQFASAGKIPGGFFKREARPSEHEILVCRLVDRALRPLFPDNYFAETQIIINLISAGKDTTPDSLACLAAASALAVSDIPFNGPVSEVRVARVNGQLVINPSISQLADADMDLMVGATDKDICMVEGEMKEVSEQDMVEALKLAHDAIKQQCAIQVELAAAIEKAQTKRDFHHQDDDKDLHEQVRKATYQDFYNVAKSAIASKSIRKEKFGAIREAFVESFKASCPEEELSGKERMIGRYLSKVEKEAVRRVVLDERQRLDGRKTDEIRPIWTEVDYLPSAHGSAIFTRGETQSLTSVTLGTKLDEQIIDGAIYEGKNNFMLHYNFPPYSTGEVKRMGSTSRREVGHGNLAHRALKGQMPKDIPYTVRVVSDILESNGSSSMATVCAGTLALMDAGVKLKKPVSGIAMGLIMDEQGKYAVLSDILGDEDHLGDMDFKVCGTRDGITACQMDIKVDGLSYEILMEALNQAKAGRMHILGKMGESLTEARADYKPHAPRIVQINIPKEFIGAVIGPGGKIIQDIQEKTGTTIVIEEVDGRGIVDISGDNKEAIDQALNRIKQITTVPEVGEVYKGKVKTITAFGAFVEILPGKDGLLHISEIDWKRLETVESALKEGDEVEVKIIGIDPKTGKIKLSRKVLLPKPEKQQQQEQI, encoded by the coding sequence ATGTTAAACGTAGTAACAAAAACAATCAGCCTGGGTGATGGAAGGTCCATTACCATTGAAACAGGTAAGTTGGCCAAACAAGCCGATGGCAGTGTGGTGGTACGCATGGGAGACACCATGTTGCTGGCAACTGTCGTATCCAACAAAGACGCCGCGGAAAACCCGGCTTTCTTTCCCCTTTCAGTAGAATACCGTGAACAATTCGCTTCCGCAGGTAAGATCCCCGGTGGGTTCTTCAAGCGTGAAGCCCGGCCTTCGGAGCATGAGATCCTGGTTTGCCGCCTGGTAGACCGTGCCCTGCGCCCGTTGTTCCCCGACAACTACTTTGCAGAAACCCAGATCATCATCAACCTGATCTCCGCCGGTAAAGACACAACCCCCGACAGCCTTGCATGTCTGGCAGCTGCGTCAGCGCTTGCAGTTTCAGATATCCCTTTCAATGGTCCCGTTTCTGAAGTTCGCGTAGCCCGCGTGAATGGTCAGCTTGTAATCAACCCGTCCATCAGCCAGCTGGCCGATGCGGATATGGACCTGATGGTGGGCGCCACCGATAAAGACATTTGTATGGTGGAAGGCGAAATGAAGGAAGTGAGTGAGCAGGATATGGTAGAAGCCCTCAAGCTTGCCCACGATGCCATCAAGCAACAATGTGCCATCCAGGTTGAACTGGCTGCCGCCATTGAAAAAGCCCAAACCAAACGTGATTTCCATCACCAGGATGATGACAAGGACCTGCATGAACAGGTGCGCAAAGCAACCTACCAGGACTTTTATAATGTAGCCAAATCCGCCATTGCCAGCAAAAGCATACGCAAGGAGAAGTTCGGCGCCATCCGCGAAGCCTTCGTTGAGTCATTCAAGGCTAGCTGTCCGGAAGAAGAACTTTCCGGCAAAGAACGCATGATCGGCCGCTACCTTTCCAAGGTTGAAAAGGAAGCCGTTCGCCGCGTGGTGCTCGACGAGCGCCAACGCCTCGATGGTCGCAAGACCGATGAGATCCGCCCCATCTGGACGGAAGTGGACTACCTGCCTTCAGCACACGGTTCGGCCATCTTCACCCGCGGTGAAACCCAATCGCTCACATCTGTGACCCTGGGTACCAAACTGGATGAGCAGATCATTGACGGTGCCATATATGAAGGCAAAAACAACTTCATGCTGCACTACAACTTCCCGCCGTATTCAACCGGTGAAGTGAAACGTATGGGCAGCACCAGCCGCCGCGAAGTAGGTCACGGTAACCTGGCACACCGCGCCCTGAAAGGCCAGATGCCAAAGGATATTCCGTACACAGTTCGCGTGGTATCCGATATCCTCGAATCCAACGGATCTTCATCCATGGCCACCGTTTGTGCCGGTACCCTGGCACTCATGGATGCCGGTGTGAAGCTGAAAAAGCCCGTATCCGGTATTGCCATGGGATTGATCATGGATGAGCAGGGCAAGTACGCCGTGCTGTCTGATATCCTCGGCGATGAAGATCATCTCGGCGACATGGACTTTAAGGTATGCGGTACCCGCGACGGTATCACCGCCTGCCAGATGGACATCAAGGTCGACGGACTTTCCTATGAGATCCTGATGGAAGCATTGAACCAGGCCAAAGCCGGTCGTATGCATATCCTCGGCAAGATGGGAGAATCTCTGACCGAGGCACGTGCCGACTACAAGCCGCACGCACCGCGCATCGTTCAGATCAACATTCCGAAAGAATTCATCGGTGCCGTGATCGGCCCCGGCGGAAAGATCATCCAGGACATCCAGGAAAAAACAGGTACCACCATTGTGATTGAAGAAGTGGATGGCAGAGGTATCGTGGATATATCCGGTGATAACAAGGAAGCGATCGATCAGGCGCTGAACCGCATCAAGCAGATCACAACCGTTCCCGAAGTAGGGGAAGTGTACAAAGGGAAAGTGAAAACCATCACGGCGTTCGGCGCCTTCGTGGAAATCCTGCCCGGTAAAGACGGACTGCTGCATATTTCCGAGATCGACTGGAAACGATTGGAAACCGTTGAAAGCGCATTGAAGGAAGGTGATGAGGTTGAAGTGAAGATCATCGGTATCGATCCGAAAACAGGCAAGATCAAATTGTCCCGCAAAGTGTTGCTCCCCAAACCGGAAAAACAACAACAGCAGGAACAGATTTAA
- a CDS encoding T9SS type A sorting domain-containing protein, whose protein sequence is MKLPLLSERSGRSFLITCMLVAGISLPGHTQSLYKKAHEPESFGKVTEASGAEDAGDQLDVVRLDANTFAVTYLRDYHPRVRVVSVSSDGDDLTLLGGLTDESKISLGIRAAYCGPGRIVTANRVVGGVELAVWDLSGSTPVILDKHIHDWSTVTDWDLTWIRDENNGAVSYFALTVTGVHPSYSQFGTEMSLYRVYSSGFIAKLDTKGNENSVHVATTRLDDNSVVLARLASNHQVLLTRYTIANDYTWVYGGSTAISGFYSNGIDVTALNNTKFVLSSIDDAGISQILCAIDPSTGNITTPAASLESGNFTDVASCSTGSYSFAIGGVRDGKLSVQDWDIDASNQPIIQGDVLDITAKQTKIAYLNTGFANQRIVTVHVGEYTRFGKHLDNILHVTVWDIILPISPGKTTKVAEVVEPGERIGNFSCYPNPCSAGTQFSFTLAQDADVTLKLYNQLGAEVDVIYNGHMNAGEQTIQWDASKLPAGLYWYSLDSDTERKTGKLVIE, encoded by the coding sequence ATGAAACTACCCTTACTTTCCGAACGAAGCGGCAGATCCTTCCTGATCACCTGTATGCTCGTTGCAGGCATATCACTGCCAGGTCATACCCAATCACTTTACAAAAAAGCACATGAACCGGAATCATTCGGTAAGGTCACCGAAGCTTCCGGAGCCGAAGATGCAGGCGACCAGTTGGACGTGGTTCGATTGGACGCAAACACCTTTGCAGTCACCTACCTGCGAGACTATCACCCCAGGGTACGTGTAGTATCCGTTTCATCCGATGGAGATGACCTGACCCTCCTGGGCGGCTTAACGGACGAATCAAAAATAAGCCTGGGCATTCGGGCTGCCTATTGCGGTCCGGGTCGCATTGTAACTGCCAACAGGGTGGTTGGGGGTGTAGAATTGGCTGTGTGGGATCTCAGTGGAAGCACACCGGTCATTTTGGATAAACATATTCACGACTGGAGCACGGTTACCGACTGGGACCTGACATGGATCCGTGATGAAAACAACGGTGCCGTCAGCTATTTTGCACTGACCGTCACCGGTGTGCACCCTTCCTATTCGCAATTCGGCACTGAAATGTCGCTGTACCGTGTATATAGCTCAGGCTTCATAGCAAAACTGGACACAAAAGGCAATGAAAATTCTGTGCATGTTGCCACCACCCGCCTGGATGACAATTCGGTCGTACTGGCAAGGCTTGCATCAAACCACCAGGTACTCCTTACCCGCTATACCATTGCAAATGATTATACCTGGGTGTATGGAGGGTCAACTGCTATTTCCGGTTTCTACTCAAATGGCATTGATGTGACCGCTTTGAATAATACAAAATTCGTCCTTAGTTCAATCGACGATGCGGGAATTTCCCAAATCCTTTGTGCGATAGATCCTTCCACAGGCAATATCACAACGCCAGCAGCCTCATTGGAGAGCGGAAATTTCACAGACGTTGCAAGCTGCAGTACTGGTTCCTATTCTTTCGCAATAGGTGGTGTGCGTGACGGTAAGCTAAGCGTTCAGGATTGGGACATTGACGCTTCCAACCAACCCATCATCCAAGGTGACGTGCTGGATATCACCGCCAAACAAACCAAGATTGCCTACCTGAACACAGGCTTCGCCAACCAGCGCATTGTAACGGTTCACGTGGGCGAGTATACCCGTTTCGGGAAGCATCTTGACAACATCCTGCATGTAACCGTGTGGGACATCATCCTACCTATTAGCCCCGGGAAAACCACGAAGGTTGCTGAAGTTGTAGAACCAGGCGAACGGATCGGAAACTTTTCCTGCTATCCCAATCCTTGTTCAGCTGGCACACAATTCTCTTTCACCCTCGCTCAAGATGCTGACGTGACCCTGAAGTTATACAACCAGCTGGGCGCTGAGGTTGATGTGATCTACAACGGTCACATGAACGCCGGAGAGCAGACCATTCAATGGGATGCTTCCAAGCTGCCCGCAGGCTTGTATTGGTATTCGTTGGATAGTGACACCGAAAGAAAAACAGGCAAGCTCGTGATCGAGTAA
- a CDS encoding T9SS type A sorting domain-containing protein, protein MKTQFHFRSAMMATAMIAGMAFSGHADNVVRKGSYTASTVLNPATAGDQVDVVETGNNTFATAYIAADGQATMRRFSVTSNGNSITGSGVTSTSGTATAVRVAKYGDNRAIMAARVSNGIQLSTWDVSGTPVLWHTTVYSTSCTEFDLFVVEDNSGSTDARVILATAGYQSSELVFYTVNLDNPITQRYVYGFSSTVNHIAGSRVHDDRFAVATVGSSTTSLRTFRFPTATSIAQLSSKQLYSTDASNLDLEADPGSYVLVSALVSGAQKETVCTINADGTINQHSTKTVSGSIDDIASCKLGSSKAAVATRNNNELEVSSWKITSSNSASLAGTNDEAGYIRQCKIAKIYTHPAYNRVVAVMTNSSGNMQCIVYDIQLSFGFKTDDAVESVQENGLIGNVTNYPNPCSSNTSFSFDLSQESDVTLKVYNQLGAEVDVVFSGRLNEGQQQIQWDASKLPAGLYWYALESGAERKTGKLVVE, encoded by the coding sequence ATGAAAACACAATTTCACTTCAGAAGCGCAATGATGGCAACCGCCATGATTGCCGGAATGGCATTCTCCGGACATGCCGACAACGTTGTACGAAAAGGTTCCTATACCGCTTCAACCGTTCTGAACCCGGCCACAGCCGGAGACCAGGTGGATGTGGTGGAAACAGGAAACAACACATTCGCAACCGCTTACATCGCAGCCGACGGACAGGCCACCATGAGGAGGTTCAGCGTAACCAGCAATGGCAATTCCATTACAGGCAGCGGTGTCACCAGCACTTCCGGTACCGCCACCGCCGTGCGCGTTGCCAAGTATGGTGACAACCGTGCGATCATGGCAGCCCGGGTATCCAATGGCATCCAACTGTCTACCTGGGATGTGAGCGGAACACCTGTTCTATGGCACACAACCGTTTACTCCACCAGTTGCACCGAATTCGATTTGTTTGTTGTAGAAGATAACAGCGGAAGCACCGATGCACGCGTGATCCTGGCAACCGCCGGTTATCAGTCAAGCGAGCTGGTGTTCTATACAGTGAACCTAGACAACCCGATCACACAACGTTACGTGTATGGGTTCAGCTCTACTGTTAATCACATTGCCGGTTCAAGGGTCCATGATGATCGTTTTGCCGTTGCTACTGTTGGCAGCTCAACCACAAGCCTACGGACCTTCCGCTTTCCTACCGCAACCTCAATTGCCCAGCTTAGTTCCAAGCAGCTGTATAGCACCGATGCCTCCAATCTGGACCTGGAAGCCGACCCCGGATCCTATGTTTTGGTGAGTGCACTGGTATCAGGTGCGCAAAAAGAAACCGTTTGCACCATAAACGCTGACGGCACCATCAATCAACATTCAACCAAAACCGTCAGCGGCTCCATTGATGACATCGCCAGCTGCAAGCTTGGTTCCTCAAAGGCCGCTGTTGCTACTCGCAACAACAACGAGTTGGAGGTTAGCAGTTGGAAGATTACCTCATCCAACAGTGCCAGCCTCGCCGGTACCAATGATGAGGCCGGTTATATCCGTCAATGCAAGATCGCCAAGATTTACACCCACCCCGCCTACAACCGCGTGGTGGCTGTAATGACCAACTCTTCCGGCAATATGCAATGCATTGTTTATGACATTCAACTTTCCTTTGGCTTTAAGACCGATGATGCAGTTGAAAGTGTTCAGGAGAACGGGCTGATCGGAAACGTAACCAATTACCCCAATCCGTGTTCATCTAACACCAGCTTCTCCTTTGACCTGTCACAGGAATCGGACGTAACCCTGAAGGTATACAACCAACTGGGTGCGGAAGTGGATGTTGTGTTCAGCGGACGTTTGAACGAAGGACAACAGCAGATCCAATGGGATGCTTCCAAACTGCCTGCCGGTCTTTACTGGTATGCCCTGGAAAGCGGTGCGGAAAGAAAAACAGGTAAGCTTGTGGTGGAATAG
- a CDS encoding T9SS type A sorting domain-containing protein: MKPSQHSILLRKGLQSGLIAGAILMGASAPGLAQDLTRLGHEPSSTTTYKIDPLETGENQIDVATLDNNTFATASVFNGSSYVIKWYVSPDGNTITLQDYEKTSNVSSSQVRIAKYGSNRVITATRTSNSIILHTWDVSGSTPYLWQSYTYPFAGVNDLDLFVVRENNGGDNARIILAVAGMKSSIQPYSEIASFEVTTDGPITLEDTETLDGADYVGGTPTDDNSFVVTSYDSQSATISRVRYYRFVNGATIDLLDDISINAIGSNGVAVTSTGSNRCVISTVDGNNFYQTVCLLNESNGTITANPTQSISGSFKDIASCTVHSGLVLSSARRSGRLDVRTWSLDGANNITNTDDEFEVIVKQTKAATLSVGPASQRVVTVGGGTWSAFGSYAPNAMKISIWNISLSGGGASKTAELTVDPAQGELFSHATIHPNPCSEATTFSFTLTNESDVTLKVYNQLGAQVEEIYNGHMNAGDQSIQWDASKLPAGMYWYSLESGAEKKAGKLVIE; encoded by the coding sequence ATGAAACCATCACAACACAGCATACTTCTGAGAAAGGGCTTGCAATCAGGCCTCATTGCGGGCGCCATCCTGATGGGCGCGTCTGCACCCGGACTGGCCCAGGACCTTACCCGGTTGGGACACGAACCCTCCAGTACAACCACCTATAAAATTGATCCTTTGGAAACGGGTGAAAACCAGATAGACGTAGCAACGCTTGACAACAATACGTTTGCAACTGCTTCCGTATTCAATGGTTCTTCCTATGTCATTAAGTGGTATGTTTCGCCGGATGGCAACACCATCACCCTGCAGGATTATGAAAAAACCAGCAATGTATCGTCAAGCCAGGTGCGAATCGCCAAATACGGAAGCAACCGTGTGATCACAGCCACAAGAACTTCGAATTCAATCATCCTGCACACATGGGATGTAAGTGGTAGCACGCCCTATTTATGGCAGTCCTACACCTATCCTTTCGCTGGCGTAAATGATCTGGATTTATTTGTAGTGAGGGAAAACAACGGAGGAGACAACGCGCGCATCATATTGGCGGTTGCAGGCATGAAGAGCAGCATACAACCCTATTCCGAGATCGCATCATTTGAAGTTACCACAGACGGGCCGATAACCCTTGAAGATACGGAAACGCTGGACGGTGCGGATTACGTTGGAGGAACTCCGACTGATGACAACTCCTTTGTGGTAACCTCTTATGATTCCCAGAGTGCTACCATATCCAGGGTACGGTATTACAGGTTTGTCAATGGAGCAACCATTGATTTGCTGGATGATATTTCCATCAATGCAATAGGCTCAAATGGTGTAGCTGTCACCTCAACCGGAAGCAACCGCTGCGTCATCAGCACGGTTGATGGAAATAACTTTTATCAAACTGTTTGCTTGCTCAACGAATCCAACGGAACAATTACTGCCAATCCCACCCAATCAATAAGTGGCAGTTTTAAAGATATCGCCAGTTGTACCGTACACTCCGGCCTGGTCCTATCCAGCGCACGGCGAAGTGGCCGTTTGGATGTTCGCACCTGGAGTCTGGATGGGGCCAACAATATCACCAATACAGATGATGAATTCGAAGTCATCGTCAAACAAACCAAAGCTGCAACGCTCTCTGTCGGACCGGCATCTCAACGGGTGGTAACCGTCGGAGGTGGTACGTGGAGCGCCTTTGGTTCATACGCTCCCAATGCCATGAAAATCTCGATTTGGAACATTTCCCTGTCAGGCGGCGGAGCCAGCAAAACAGCCGAACTCACGGTAGATCCGGCACAGGGTGAATTGTTCAGCCATGCCACCATCCACCCGAACCCATGTTCCGAAGCAACCACTTTTTCATTCACCCTTACCAACGAATCGGATGTGACCCTGAAGGTATATAACCAGTTGGGTGCTCAGGTTGAAGAGATTTACAACGGCCACATGAATGCGGGTGATCAGTCCATCCAATGGGATGCATCCAAGCTGCCCGCAGGCATGTATTGGTATTCACTGGAAAGTGGCGCCGAGAAAAAAGCAGGCAAACTGGTGATTGAGTAA
- the rpsO gene encoding 30S ribosomal protein S15: MHLTAEEKKVIFKEHGKSEKDTGSSEAQIAMFTQRIEHLTNHLKENKKDFGTQRALINLVGKRRNLLDYLKAKDIERYRAIIKKLNIRK; the protein is encoded by the coding sequence ATGCATTTAACAGCGGAAGAAAAAAAGGTGATTTTTAAAGAACACGGAAAATCCGAAAAGGATACCGGAAGTTCAGAGGCACAGATCGCCATGTTTACCCAAAGGATCGAGCACCTGACGAATCACCTGAAGGAAAACAAAAAAGACTTTGGTACGCAGCGCGCCCTGATCAACCTTGTGGGCAAACGCCGTAACCTTCTTGATTACCTGAAAGCAAAAGACATCGAACGCTACAGGGCCATCATCAAGAAACTAAATATCCGTAAATAA
- a CDS encoding ribulose-phosphate 3-epimerase, translating into MSHLVAPSLLSADFANLQHDIRLVNESGADWFHLDVMDGVFVPNISFGIPVVKAVRKHAEKPLDVHLMIVDPDRYIQAFCDAGANILTVHAEACTHLHRTIHAIKDAGMQAGVALNPHTPVNVLENIAADIDLVCVMSVNPGFGGQSFIPNTYTKIAALKQLLEAKGSGALIEIDGGVGAANAAALVEAGANVLVAGNAVFGAGDPEKAIAQLKSPVAVKV; encoded by the coding sequence ATGTCACATCTCGTAGCCCCAAGTTTGTTGTCGGCGGATTTCGCCAACCTTCAGCATGACATCCGCCTGGTGAATGAAAGCGGGGCCGACTGGTTTCACCTGGATGTGATGGATGGCGTTTTCGTTCCCAACATTTCCTTCGGAATACCCGTGGTGAAGGCCGTGCGCAAACATGCCGAGAAACCGCTCGACGTGCACCTGATGATCGTAGATCCCGACCGGTACATTCAGGCATTCTGTGATGCCGGTGCCAACATCCTTACCGTTCATGCGGAGGCATGCACCCATCTGCACCGCACCATTCACGCCATCAAAGATGCAGGCATGCAGGCCGGAGTGGCGCTGAATCCGCATACGCCCGTGAATGTGCTGGAAAACATCGCCGCAGATATCGACCTGGTTTGTGTGATGTCGGTGAACCCCGGCTTCGGTGGTCAATCGTTCATTCCCAATACCTACACCAAAATTGCAGCCCTGAAGCAATTGCTTGAGGCCAAAGGATCGGGTGCTTTGATTGAGATTGATGGTGGCGTTGGAGCTGCCAATGCCGCTGCCCTGGTGGAAGCCGGAGCCAACGTGCTGGTAGCGGGTAATGCCGTGTTCGGGGCGGGTGATCCGGAAAAAGCCATCGCGCAATTGAAATCACCCGTTGCGGTCAAAGTCTGA